A window of Longimicrobium sp. genomic DNA:
CCGGTGCAGGGCGCGCTCTTCGACCCGTTCGGCCGGCGGATGCTGGTGGCGCTCTCCGGCGACCGCGTCTACTCCGCGTGGAGCGGCGACTGGCGCGTGGAGATGCACTCCGTCACCGGCCGGTACCTCGGCACCATCCGCCCCGGCGCGCCGCCCGAGCCGCGCCCGATCACCCCGGCGGAGCTCGACAGCGTGGTGACGCTGATGATGGAGGGGCTCCCGTTCTCGCGGGCCACCGTGCAGAGGGCGATGGAGGGCACCGGCCGCCACACCTGGCCCGTGCTGCAGGACCTGGTGGTGGACGACGGAGGACGCATCTGGCTCGCCGCCACCGGGCAGCGCGGCGAGCCGGTGCACTGGATCGCCACGGACGAGCAGGGCCGCCGCGTGGGCGCGTTCGACCTGCCCGAGAGCGTGCGCATCCACCTCATCCGCGGCGACACGGCGTACGGCGTGTCGCTGGACGACGACGACGTTCCACACGTGGCGATCTACGACCTGAAGCCCGTCACTTCCCAATCACGGGGGCGGACATGAACCGGAACCTGCTCTCGAACCTGGCGACCGCGGTGATGGTGATCTGCGCGCTCGCCGTCACCGGGCTGCTGGTGCGCCGCGAGTTCTTCGCTCCGCCCGGGCGCGCGGGGCAGCCGGACATGCGGCCGCGGCGGGTGGACGACTGGGAAGCGCTGCTGGCCGCCGGCCAGTGGATGGGGCGCAGGGACGCGCCGGTGCGCATCGTGGAGTTCTCGGACTTCCAGTGCCCGTTCTGCGCGCGGGCGCAGCCGGCGCTCGACGCCGTCCGCCGGCGCCACCCGGACCGCGTGGCCGTGCTGTACCGCCACTTCCCGCTCGACGCCATCCACCCGCACGCGCGACCCGCCGCGGTGGCGTCGGAATGCGCGGCCGCGCAGGGACGCTTCGAGCAGTTCGCCAACCTCCTGTTCGCGCGGCAGGACTCGCTGGGCGTCACGCCGTGGGCCCGCTTCGCCCGCGAGGCGGGGGTGCGCGACTCGGCCGCGTTCGAGCGCTGCTTGGCCGATCCGCGCACGATGGAGGCGGTCGACCGAGACGTGCGCGCCGCCCAGGAGACGGAGGTGCAGGTGACGCCGACGCTGATCGTCAACGGCACGCTGCGCCCCGGCGCGCTCACCGAGGCGGAGCTGGAGGAGCTGGTCGCCGATCCCGGCACCCGATGACGCGAGAGGAGAGATGCGAACCCATGAAACCACGCTTCCTGTTTTCCCGCCCTTTGGCGCCGTTGCATTCGCATGGAACACACAATTACGAGACGCCAGCTCCTGGCGCAGGGGGCCGCGGCAGCCGCGGTGCTGGCTGGAGCCCGGTCCATCTTCACGCCGCCAACGCGCGGCGAGGCGCAGCCCGCCCGCGTCATCGTCGCCGGCGCGGGGCTCGCCGGGCTGGCGGCGGCGTTCGAGCTGGTGAAGCGGAGGCACGAGGTGACGGTGCTCGAG
This region includes:
- a CDS encoding thioredoxin domain-containing protein — protein: MNRNLLSNLATAVMVICALAVTGLLVRREFFAPPGRAGQPDMRPRRVDDWEALLAAGQWMGRRDAPVRIVEFSDFQCPFCARAQPALDAVRRRHPDRVAVLYRHFPLDAIHPHARPAAVASECAAAQGRFEQFANLLFARQDSLGVTPWARFAREAGVRDSAAFERCLADPRTMEAVDRDVRAAQETEVQVTPTLIVNGTLRPGALTEAELEELVADPGTR